In Citrus sinensis cultivar Valencia sweet orange chromosome 3, DVS_A1.0, whole genome shotgun sequence, the sequence CTGGGTAGATATTTGATCATAAGGGTTTTCCAAGAGTTTTGAAATACAATGGCAATGGTTGATGAACCATTATACCCAATAGCCGTTCTCACAGACGAGCTGAAAAATGATGACATACAGCTTAGGTTGAACTCAATACGTAGGCTGTCAACAATTGCACGTGCTCTTGGGGAGGAGCGGACTCCAAAGGAATTAATTCCGTTTCTGAGTGCAAACaatgacgatgatgatgaggTACTTCTTGCAATGGCAGAAGAGCTTGGTGTTTTCATTCCATATGTGGGAGGAGTTGAGCATGCCCATGTTTTGCTTCCGCCTCTGGAGACCCTTTGTACTGTTGAGGAGACCTGCATGAGGGACAAAGCCGTTGAGTCTTTGTGTAGAATTGGGTCTCAGATGAGGGAGAGTGATTTGGTTGATTGGTTTATTCCTCTGGTCAAGGTTAGATTACACCATTCTGTCGTGTTTGTTTATTGAATTGTTGTTTTGTAATGTTGATCTTCTATGTTCAAGAAACACAACTGCAGTATGTTTGGaagaattttcatttcctt encodes:
- the LOC127900886 gene encoding serine/threonine-protein phosphatase 2A 65 kDa regulatory subunit A beta isoform-like, which encodes MAMVDEPLYPIAVLTDELKNDDIQLRLNSIRRLSTIARALGEERTPKELIPFLSANNDDDDEVLLAMAEELGVFIPYVGGVEHAHVLLPPLETLCTVEETCMRDKAVESLCRIGSQMRESDLVDWFIPLVKRLAAGEWFTARVSACGLFHIAYPSAPDILKTELRSIYTQLCQDDMPMVRRSAASNLRKFAATVEPAHLKTDIMSIFEDLT